Proteins from one Halovivax limisalsi genomic window:
- a CDS encoding DUF7504 family protein, whose protein sequence is MDSVSPDSIEPPANVLVLCDSRAHAEGCASLCTHDDCTALLQVTFAGQEREPETPSGGDRQLGVLSVGDVIRAAEDGGEPDFTGPVAVDTVSDPTDMGAIGVSISRFCKQWHDHRIGVCFASLDALLRQTDPETVFEFTVYLNRRLESVGALAHYHLDPARHPDAVVSAFLEIFDDTIVDESATNSMPEATDEEVAALLADVDTTGATEYPWETGGFSEATDEEIERALGG, encoded by the coding sequence ATGGATTCAGTGTCACCAGATTCGATCGAGCCGCCGGCGAACGTCCTCGTCTTGTGCGACTCCCGGGCGCACGCCGAGGGGTGCGCGTCATTGTGTACCCACGACGATTGCACCGCGCTCTTGCAGGTCACGTTCGCCGGGCAGGAGCGCGAACCGGAGACGCCGTCGGGCGGCGACCGCCAGCTCGGCGTGTTGTCGGTCGGCGACGTGATCCGCGCCGCGGAGGACGGCGGCGAGCCGGATTTCACCGGCCCGGTCGCGGTCGATACGGTCTCCGACCCGACCGACATGGGCGCCATCGGGGTTTCGATCAGTCGCTTCTGCAAGCAGTGGCACGATCATCGCATCGGCGTCTGTTTCGCCTCGCTCGACGCGCTCCTGCGCCAGACCGATCCCGAGACGGTCTTCGAGTTCACCGTCTACCTGAATCGGCGTCTGGAGAGCGTCGGCGCCCTGGCGCACTACCACCTCGATCCCGCCCGCCACCCGGACGCGGTCGTCTCGGCGTTCCTCGAGATCTTCGACGACACCATCGTCGACGAGAGCGCGACGAACTCGATGCCCGAGGCCACCGACGAGGAGGTCGCCGCGTTGCTGGCCGACGTCGATACGACCGGGGCGACCGAGTATCCCTGGGAGACGGGCGGGTTCTCGGAGGCTACGGACGAGGAGATCGAGCGCGCCCTCGGCGGCTGA
- a CDS encoding DEAD/DEAH box helicase: MSKQLQQVETLFCHATGDDYLVVVERDGERLFRAKLDLSETSAGPRPAKFRLKDGSSEQPRQPDEFVELARRARRIRISEQTPAEKRDELLAMLSGYQLEDKAKAVRTCRYCASAGRYSPVTTETAVKDDRDWICRDCARQELERQLSYTGGVTGAAKERLEELMMEVQDLQRIVNLLQGRLDPELTKFDTISATTDEVDPVRVDTLDLHPDLQALLEDRFDTLLPVQSLSVENGLLSGEDQLVVSATATGKTLVGELAGIDRVLKGKGKLLFLVPLVALANQKHEDFRDEYGHLVDVSIRVGASRIADSGNRFDPNADVIVGTYEGIDHALRTGKEMGDIGTVVIDEVHTLKEPERGHRLDGLISRLKYVTENRAAERTGYDGAQWVYLSATVGNPEHLARTLESTLIEFEERPVPIERHVTFADGGEKVRVANKLVKREFDTKSSKGYRGQTIIFTNSRRRCHEISRKLEYDAAPYHAGLDYKRRKTVERKFGDQELAAVVTTAALAAGVDFPASQVVFDSLAMGIEWLSVQEFHQMLGRAGRPDYHDEGKVYVLVEPDCAYHNSMEGTEDEIAFKLLKGEMESVMTHYDEDAAVEETLANVTVGGRDAKRLNDRMLGEVPTKHAVGKLLEYDFIDGFEPTPLGRVVTEHFLDPGEAFTLLDGIRKDAHPYDLIADIELRDADL; encoded by the coding sequence GTGTCGAAGCAGCTCCAGCAGGTCGAGACGCTCTTCTGTCACGCGACCGGCGACGACTACCTGGTCGTCGTCGAGCGTGACGGCGAGCGGCTGTTCCGGGCGAAACTCGACCTCTCGGAGACCTCGGCGGGCCCGCGGCCCGCGAAGTTCCGCCTCAAGGACGGTTCGAGCGAGCAGCCGCGCCAGCCCGACGAGTTCGTCGAGCTGGCCCGCCGGGCCCGGCGGATCCGGATTTCAGAGCAGACGCCGGCCGAGAAACGCGACGAACTGCTGGCGATGCTCTCGGGCTACCAGCTCGAGGACAAGGCGAAGGCGGTGCGGACCTGTCGCTACTGCGCGTCGGCCGGCCGGTACTCGCCGGTGACGACCGAGACGGCCGTCAAGGACGATCGCGACTGGATCTGCCGGGACTGCGCCCGGCAGGAACTCGAACGCCAGCTCTCCTACACCGGCGGCGTCACCGGCGCGGCGAAAGAGCGCCTGGAGGAGCTGATGATGGAGGTCCAGGACCTCCAGCGCATCGTCAACCTCCTGCAGGGACGGCTCGATCCGGAGTTGACCAAGTTCGATACGATCAGCGCGACGACCGACGAGGTCGACCCGGTTCGCGTCGACACGCTGGACCTGCATCCGGACCTGCAGGCGCTTCTGGAGGATCGATTCGATACCCTGCTGCCGGTCCAGAGCCTCTCGGTCGAGAACGGACTGCTTTCGGGCGAGGACCAGCTCGTCGTGAGCGCGACGGCGACCGGCAAGACGCTGGTCGGGGAGCTGGCGGGGATCGACCGCGTCCTGAAGGGCAAGGGAAAGCTGCTCTTCCTGGTGCCGCTGGTCGCGCTGGCCAACCAGAAGCACGAGGACTTCCGGGACGAGTACGGCCACCTCGTCGACGTCTCCATCCGCGTCGGGGCGAGCCGGATCGCCGACTCGGGCAACCGGTTCGACCCGAACGCCGACGTGATCGTCGGCACCTACGAGGGGATCGACCACGCACTGCGGACGGGCAAGGAGATGGGCGACATCGGCACCGTCGTCATCGACGAGGTCCACACCCTCAAAGAGCCCGAACGCGGCCACCGCCTCGACGGGCTCATCTCCCGGCTCAAGTACGTAACGGAGAACCGGGCGGCCGAACGAACAGGGTACGACGGTGCACAGTGGGTCTACCTGTCGGCGACCGTCGGCAATCCCGAGCACCTCGCGCGGACGCTGGAGTCGACGCTGATCGAGTTCGAGGAGCGCCCGGTCCCGATCGAGCGCCACGTCACCTTCGCCGACGGCGGGGAGAAGGTTCGCGTGGCGAACAAGCTCGTCAAGCGCGAGTTCGACACCAAGTCCTCGAAGGGCTATCGGGGGCAGACGATCATCTTCACGAACTCCCGCCGGCGCTGTCACGAGATCTCGCGCAAGCTCGAGTACGACGCGGCGCCCTACCACGCCGGGTTGGATTACAAGCGTCGCAAGACCGTCGAGCGCAAGTTCGGCGACCAGGAGCTCGCGGCGGTCGTCACGACGGCCGCGCTGGCGGCCGGGGTCGACTTTCCCGCCTCGCAGGTCGTCTTCGACTCCCTGGCGATGGGAATCGAGTGGCTCTCCGTCCAGGAGTTCCACCAGATGCTCGGCCGCGCGGGGCGCCCCGATTACCACGACGAGGGGAAAGTCTACGTCCTCGTCGAACCCGACTGCGCGTACCACAACTCGATGGAGGGGACGGAAGACGAGATCGCGTTCAAACTCCTCAAGGGCGAGATGGAGTCGGTGATGACCCACTACGACGAGGACGCGGCCGTCGAGGAGACGCTCGCGAACGTCACCGTCGGCGGGCGCGACGCCAAGCGACTCAACGACCGCATGCTGGGCGAGGTGCCGACGAAACACGCCGTCGGCAAACTGCTCGAGTACGACTTCATCGACGGCTTCGAGCCGACGCCGCTGGGTCGGGTCGTCACCGAACACTTCCTCGATCCGGGCGAGGCCTTCACCCTCCTCGACGGCATCCGGAAGGACGCACACCCCTACGACCTGATCGCCGACATCGAACTGCGAGACGCCGACCTGTAG
- a CDS encoding ABC transporter ATP-binding protein, with protein MSEPLHHRETDRTDSEPPAEDPDRPDGRAAAETGDRQPSDADGTGTASQLVGDSLALGYPSTDEPIVEVERIDLPAGEVTALVGPNGSGKSTLLRALARQLEPEAGEVLFDDTDVRSFGNKEFARHVGLLSQERDSPGSISVEELLDHGRYPYRGFFEGPDDADRAAIERAIERVGIEHLRSADLDSLSGGQKQLVWVAMVLAQETDVLLLDEPTTYLDLHHQLRVLDVVERLSADHDVTVGIVLHDIGQAARYADNLVALKEGSVYDWGPPDEVVTDVLLEEVFGVVASVGYGESGPTILPHRAVEE; from the coding sequence GTGTCCGAACCACTTCACCACCGAGAGACCGACCGTACCGACTCCGAACCACCCGCCGAGGACCCGGACCGGCCCGACGGTCGGGCCGCAGCGGAGACGGGCGATCGCCAGCCGTCCGACGCGGACGGGACCGGAACGGCCAGCCAGCTCGTCGGTGACTCGCTCGCCCTCGGCTATCCGTCGACCGACGAGCCGATCGTCGAGGTCGAGCGGATCGACCTCCCGGCCGGCGAGGTGACCGCACTGGTCGGTCCGAACGGCAGCGGCAAGTCGACCCTGCTGCGAGCGCTCGCCCGCCAGCTCGAGCCCGAGGCTGGGGAAGTACTGTTCGACGACACCGACGTCCGGTCGTTCGGGAACAAGGAGTTCGCCCGTCACGTGGGGCTGCTCTCCCAGGAGCGCGACTCGCCGGGATCGATCAGCGTCGAGGAGTTGCTCGATCACGGCCGGTACCCCTACCGCGGGTTCTTCGAGGGGCCGGACGACGCGGACCGCGCGGCCATCGAACGCGCGATCGAACGCGTCGGGATCGAGCACCTGCGCTCGGCCGACCTCGACTCGCTGAGCGGCGGCCAGAAGCAACTCGTCTGGGTCGCCATGGTCCTCGCCCAGGAGACGGACGTCCTGCTCCTCGACGAGCCGACGACGTACCTCGACCTGCACCACCAGCTGCGCGTGCTCGACGTGGTCGAACGCCTCTCGGCCGATCACGACGTGACCGTCGGCATCGTCCTCCACGACATCGGCCAGGCGGCCCGGTACGCCGACAACCTCGTCGCGCTCAAAGAGGGCTCGGTCTACGACTGGGGGCCCCCGGACGAGGTCGTCACGGACGTCCTCCTCGAGGAGGTGTTCGGCGTCGTCGCCTCGGTCGGCTACGGCGAATCGGGGCCGACGATCCTCCCCCACCGCGCCGTCGAGGAGTGA
- a CDS encoding FecCD family ABC transporter permease, with translation MAGPASGAESARPPALADRLRRLDPSLAAVVLGSLALVVTGLVIQVRFGDYSMSLREVWFALLDADVWYDPHVLLSLFLGEDLMRTLLFVPESYQLPELARNTKVVWHHRIPRVLVGIMVGLNFAVSGTIFQAVTRNELASPYTLGVTNGAAFVVILALVFAPGLAGSLPLLAGLGGAAAFLVVYTIAWKGGTSPVRLVLAGIVIAYICTSLQHAAYTFAEDVTTFKTAINWTMGSLTGAGWGEVRIVFPWTVATIALSIAGARQLDVLSLGEETASALGMSVERIRFGLSAVAILAASSAIAVAGVVAFVGLIVPHMVRTIVGSSHWRLLVGCCFVGPALLVVADVGARLGAQLLVDTPVQLPVGVVTGIIGGTYFVYLMRRRTNLGEL, from the coding sequence ATGGCCGGCCCGGCATCGGGGGCGGAATCGGCTCGCCCGCCCGCGCTGGCGGACCGACTCCGTCGGCTCGACCCGAGCCTCGCGGCCGTCGTCCTCGGCAGCCTCGCGCTCGTCGTGACCGGGCTCGTGATACAGGTTCGATTCGGCGACTACAGCATGTCGCTGCGCGAGGTCTGGTTCGCGCTGCTGGACGCCGACGTCTGGTACGACCCGCACGTCCTCCTCTCGCTGTTCCTCGGTGAGGACCTGATGCGAACGCTGCTGTTCGTCCCGGAGAGCTACCAGCTACCGGAGCTGGCGCGGAACACGAAGGTCGTCTGGCACCACCGGATTCCGCGCGTGCTGGTCGGCATCATGGTCGGACTCAACTTCGCGGTCAGCGGCACCATCTTCCAGGCGGTCACCCGGAACGAGTTGGCGAGTCCCTACACGCTCGGGGTCACCAACGGGGCCGCGTTCGTCGTCATCCTGGCGCTGGTGTTCGCCCCCGGGCTGGCGGGTTCGCTGCCGCTGCTCGCGGGCCTCGGCGGCGCAGCGGCGTTCCTCGTCGTCTACACGATCGCCTGGAAGGGCGGCACCAGCCCCGTCAGACTCGTCCTCGCCGGCATCGTCATCGCCTACATCTGCACGTCGCTCCAGCACGCCGCCTACACGTTCGCCGAGGACGTCACGACGTTCAAGACGGCGATCAACTGGACGATGGGGTCGCTGACCGGCGCGGGCTGGGGCGAGGTTCGCATCGTCTTCCCGTGGACGGTCGCCACGATCGCCCTGTCGATCGCCGGCGCGCGGCAGCTCGACGTCCTCTCGCTGGGCGAGGAGACCGCGTCCGCGCTGGGGATGTCGGTCGAGCGGATCCGCTTCGGCCTGTCGGCGGTGGCGATCCTGGCGGCGTCCTCGGCCATCGCGGTCGCCGGCGTCGTCGCCTTCGTCGGCCTCATCGTCCCGCACATGGTGCGGACGATCGTCGGGAGCTCCCACTGGCGGCTGCTGGTGGGCTGTTGTTTCGTCGGGCCGGCGCTGCTGGTCGTCGCCGACGTCGGCGCCCGCCTGGGCGCCCAGTTGCTCGTCGACACGCCGGTCCAGCTGCCGGTCGGCGTCGTGACCGGCATCATCGGCGGCACCTACTTCGTCTACCTGATGCGTCGACGCACCAACCTGGGTGAACTCTAA
- a CDS encoding ABC transporter substrate-binding protein — MRPTSRRETLAASAAAASLLAGCVSGTEDGDDSNGDADPYEVSMAPVGTVEFDSVPETYLSYESTYAEMGVALGVGDGLRAVGNKGRFLTGNFDELGIPYTSGDELAQLWDDGIDVERFYDLDVDVHLVDPNWFEYNFGSLDADDVDEIASIAPFVGNTIFRRTDSWHDYEYYTLYEAFEKIAKVFQREDRYEAFSAYHDEILESVDAALPPASERPNAVAIYGGEEPDQFSPGRIDGGGVDSKHFRDLGLEDAFAGTGVEGISTNNRTQIGYETLLDVDPDVIFLRGHEHKSRDEFESTTVAYMEDHGLGGDLTAVEAGRVYRAGPVYLGPISHLFTLERVAGELFPDRFDGPLFDRDRVGDIVTGDA; from the coding sequence ATGAGACCGACATCGCGACGGGAGACGCTCGCCGCGTCCGCGGCGGCGGCTTCGCTGCTGGCTGGCTGTGTGAGTGGAACCGAGGACGGCGATGATTCGAACGGCGACGCCGACCCCTACGAGGTGTCGATGGCGCCCGTCGGAACCGTCGAGTTCGACTCGGTACCGGAGACGTACCTCAGCTACGAATCGACCTACGCGGAGATGGGCGTCGCCCTCGGCGTCGGCGACGGGCTCCGGGCCGTCGGAAACAAGGGTCGATTCCTCACCGGGAACTTCGACGAGCTCGGGATTCCGTACACGAGCGGGGACGAACTCGCGCAACTGTGGGACGACGGCATCGACGTCGAACGCTTCTACGATCTGGACGTCGACGTCCACCTGGTCGATCCCAACTGGTTCGAGTACAACTTCGGCTCGCTCGACGCCGACGACGTCGACGAGATCGCCTCGATCGCCCCGTTCGTCGGCAACACGATCTTCAGGCGCACCGACTCGTGGCACGATTACGAGTACTACACGCTGTACGAGGCGTTCGAGAAGATCGCCAAGGTATTCCAGCGCGAGGATCGCTACGAGGCGTTCTCGGCGTATCACGACGAGATCCTCGAGAGCGTCGACGCGGCGCTACCGCCCGCGTCGGAGCGCCCGAACGCCGTCGCGATCTACGGCGGCGAGGAGCCCGACCAGTTCTCCCCGGGCCGGATCGACGGCGGCGGCGTCGATTCCAAACACTTCCGCGACCTGGGGCTCGAGGACGCGTTCGCGGGGACCGGGGTCGAGGGGATCAGCACGAACAACCGCACGCAGATCGGCTACGAGACGCTGCTCGATGTCGATCCGGACGTCATCTTCCTCCGGGGTCACGAACACAAGAGCCGAGACGAGTTCGAATCCACGACGGTCGCGTACATGGAAGACCACGGTCTCGGCGGGGATTTGACGGCCGTCGAGGCGGGCCGCGTGTACCGGGCCGGGCCGGTCTACCTCGGTCCGATCTCGCACCTGTTTACGCTCGAGCGGGTCGCGGGTGAACTGTTCCCCGATCGGTTCGACGGACCTCTCTTCGACCGCGATCGGGTCGGAGACATCGTCACGGGCGACGCCTGA
- a CDS encoding PAS domain S-box protein translates to MDPGSLTPSLRETLAVFERSEEPRTTPEVAEQLDLGRRSTYARLERLVDHDRLETKKVGANARVWWRSDDDGEGEEFRRLVEAVDEYAIFTLDADGHVRSWNPGAERIKGYAAEEILGEHFSAFYTDEDREAGVPADNLARTADEGVVEDEGWRVRADGSRFWANVTITAIRDADGDLDGFAKVTRDMTERREQERRLQRERDLVERILETNPVGTMVVDPDGEITRINDRAREILEIDDDEASGYDPGDRPVYDVDGEPVSVADHPASRVLSTGEAVYDWQARVEVPGGGSRWLSVNAAPVRDEDGDIKRVVTTGEDITQLKAQADQLERQRDELRAELDDVFTRIDDGFVALDESLRFVYVNERAASLLGREVSELTGEYVWNAFDPAQFDTDAFETARSTGETTSFEQYYEPLDTWFDVRVYPSDSGLSIYVRDVTERKARERELERYETIVETVQEGIYAVDQDGAFTLVNEPYEAMAGHGREELLGADVSTVIDDEAVLERAAELESELAAGERETGSIRAELTDADGDSLIGEATFSLMETDDGYERVGVVRDVTERIERERELKRYETIVETVSDGIYVLDDEFRFTSVNDAYVEMTGYDRDELLGAPSSLVVSEDVTDDSFERVAALAESGGGSAVLEADIERADGTTLRAESRFSPLERADGAVWKVGVVRDVSERVERERRLRRQVDQQSAVADLGQRAVDAADLSSVLADAADRVVETLGIDRCVVLEHDEESDALGVSRWAGEPAEAAAEAARDVDERGPATRAFETGDPIVVEDVAGDDRFAAWAADRDAERVVATPVGPADDPWGVLVAADASEGSVADHDVAFVQSVATILASAIDRHEREQALVHQREQLASMNDLYAVLREITVDVIEQSTRAEIEETVCAHLADATSYRLAWIGEADATSRTVSVRTADGETDYLEDVTISIDPADERADGPTGRAFRTGELRTSTDLATEDRFEPWREAIDGHDVRSSAAVPIVDEGTIYGVLNVYADRPRAFEGRVGDLLAQLGSIVGHAIAAAERKRALMSDELVELEFEIRDIFETFEAEAEAAGRIEIDHAMPMDEDFLVFGSTTPEAVDALETLADSLPFWESLAITGETEPTFEARLSEPPILSTVASFGGRAERTVIEDGDCLVRVQLAPSVDVRRVVETLEASYPDVDLRRRRQVTREPEVEMPSTHVLSSLSDQQRRTLETAHHAGYFDWPRERSGEDVAASLDIAPATFHQHLRKAQRKVFDAVFDAARV, encoded by the coding sequence ATGGATCCCGGTTCGCTGACCCCGTCGCTTCGGGAAACCCTGGCCGTCTTCGAGCGCTCCGAGGAACCCCGGACGACGCCGGAAGTCGCGGAGCAGCTCGATCTCGGCCGACGAAGTACCTACGCGCGACTGGAGCGACTCGTCGATCACGATCGCCTCGAGACGAAGAAGGTCGGGGCGAACGCCCGCGTCTGGTGGCGTTCGGACGACGACGGCGAGGGCGAGGAGTTCCGCCGGCTCGTCGAAGCGGTCGACGAGTACGCCATCTTCACGCTCGACGCGGACGGTCACGTCCGGAGCTGGAACCCCGGCGCCGAGCGCATCAAGGGCTACGCCGCCGAGGAAATCCTGGGCGAACACTTCTCGGCGTTCTACACGGACGAGGACCGCGAGGCGGGCGTGCCGGCCGACAACCTGGCGCGGACGGCCGACGAGGGCGTCGTCGAGGACGAGGGCTGGCGGGTTCGCGCCGACGGCTCGCGCTTCTGGGCGAACGTCACGATCACGGCGATCCGCGACGCGGACGGCGATCTCGACGGGTTCGCGAAGGTGACCCGGGACATGACCGAGCGACGCGAACAGGAACGACGCCTCCAGCGCGAGCGCGACCTCGTCGAACGGATCCTCGAGACGAACCCCGTCGGAACGATGGTCGTCGATCCCGACGGCGAGATCACGCGTATCAACGATCGAGCGAGGGAGATCCTCGAGATCGACGACGACGAAGCGTCCGGGTACGACCCCGGTGACCGGCCGGTCTACGACGTCGACGGGGAGCCGGTTTCCGTCGCGGATCATCCGGCGTCGCGGGTCCTGTCGACGGGGGAGGCGGTGTACGACTGGCAGGCTCGCGTCGAGGTTCCCGGCGGCGGGTCGCGGTGGCTCTCGGTCAACGCCGCGCCCGTGCGCGACGAGGACGGCGACATCAAACGCGTCGTGACGACCGGCGAGGATATCACCCAGCTCAAGGCCCAGGCCGACCAGCTCGAACGCCAGCGAGACGAGTTGCGCGCGGAGCTCGACGACGTCTTCACGCGGATCGACGACGGGTTCGTCGCCCTCGACGAGTCGCTGCGCTTCGTCTACGTCAACGAACGGGCGGCGTCGTTACTCGGCCGCGAGGTCAGCGAACTCACCGGCGAGTACGTCTGGAACGCCTTCGACCCGGCGCAGTTCGACACCGACGCGTTCGAGACGGCCCGCTCGACGGGAGAGACGACCTCGTTCGAGCAGTACTACGAACCCCTCGATACCTGGTTCGACGTGCGCGTCTACCCGTCCGACTCCGGCCTGTCGATCTACGTTCGCGACGTCACCGAGCGCAAGGCGCGCGAACGCGAGCTCGAACGCTACGAAACCATCGTCGAGACGGTCCAGGAGGGAATTTACGCCGTCGACCAGGACGGCGCGTTCACGCTGGTCAACGAACCCTACGAGGCGATGGCCGGCCACGGTCGCGAGGAACTGCTCGGCGCGGACGTCTCGACCGTAATCGACGACGAGGCGGTGCTCGAACGGGCCGCGGAACTGGAATCGGAGCTGGCGGCCGGCGAGCGAGAGACGGGGTCGATCCGGGCGGAACTCACCGACGCCGACGGCGACTCCCTGATCGGCGAGGCGACCTTCTCGCTCATGGAGACCGACGACGGCTACGAGCGCGTCGGCGTCGTCCGGGACGTCACGGAGCGAATCGAGCGAGAGCGGGAACTGAAGCGCTACGAGACGATCGTCGAGACCGTCAGCGACGGCATCTACGTCCTCGACGACGAGTTTCGATTCACCTCGGTCAACGACGCCTACGTGGAGATGACGGGCTACGACCGCGACGAATTGCTCGGCGCCCCGAGTTCGCTCGTCGTCTCCGAGGACGTGACGGACGACTCGTTCGAACGCGTCGCCGCGCTCGCCGAGAGCGGCGGTGGCAGCGCCGTCCTCGAGGCGGACATCGAGCGGGCCGACGGGACCACGCTGCGGGCGGAGAGTCGGTTCTCCCCGCTCGAACGCGCCGACGGCGCCGTCTGGAAGGTCGGCGTCGTCCGCGACGTCAGCGAGCGCGTCGAACGCGAGCGACGGCTCCGACGACAGGTCGACCAGCAGAGCGCCGTCGCCGATCTCGGCCAGCGGGCGGTCGACGCGGCCGACCTCTCGTCGGTGCTCGCGGACGCCGCGGACCGCGTCGTCGAGACGCTCGGGATCGATCGGTGCGTCGTCCTCGAGCACGACGAGGAATCCGACGCGCTCGGCGTCTCCCGGTGGGCCGGCGAGCCGGCCGAGGCTGCCGCCGAGGCCGCCAGGGACGTCGACGAGCGGGGACCGGCGACCCGCGCGTTCGAGACCGGCGATCCGATCGTCGTCGAGGACGTCGCTGGCGACGACCGATTCGCGGCGTGGGCGGCCGACCGCGACGCGGAACGCGTCGTCGCGACGCCCGTCGGCCCCGCGGACGACCCCTGGGGCGTGCTCGTGGCCGCCGACGCGAGCGAGGGCTCGGTCGCCGATCACGACGTGGCGTTCGTCCAGTCCGTCGCGACGATCCTGGCGTCGGCGATCGACCGTCACGAACGGGAGCAAGCGCTGGTCCACCAGCGCGAGCAGCTGGCATCGATGAACGACCTCTACGCGGTGCTGCGCGAGATCACGGTCGACGTCATCGAGCAGTCGACGCGCGCGGAGATCGAGGAGACGGTGTGTGCGCACCTCGCCGACGCGACCTCGTACCGCCTCGCCTGGATCGGCGAGGCGGACGCGACCAGCCGGACCGTCAGCGTTCGCACCGCCGACGGCGAGACGGACTACCTCGAGGACGTCACGATCTCGATCGATCCGGCCGACGAGCGAGCCGACGGCCCCACCGGCCGCGCGTTCCGGACCGGCGAGTTACGGACGTCGACCGACCTCGCCACCGAGGACCGGTTCGAGCCCTGGCGCGAGGCGATCGACGGGCACGACGTTCGCTCCTCGGCCGCGGTCCCGATCGTCGACGAGGGGACTATCTACGGGGTGTTGAACGTCTACGCCGATCGTCCGCGGGCCTTCGAGGGCCGGGTGGGCGATCTCCTCGCGCAACTCGGTTCGATCGTCGGCCACGCGATCGCGGCCGCGGAGCGCAAGCGGGCCCTGATGAGCGACGAACTCGTCGAACTCGAGTTCGAGATCCGCGACATCTTCGAGACGTTCGAGGCGGAGGCCGAGGCGGCTGGTCGGATCGAGATCGACCACGCGATGCCGATGGACGAGGACTTCCTCGTCTTCGGATCGACGACGCCCGAGGCCGTCGACGCGCTCGAGACGCTCGCCGACTCGCTGCCGTTCTGGGAGTCCCTCGCGATCACGGGCGAGACCGAGCCGACGTTCGAGGCGCGGCTCTCGGAACCGCCGATCCTCTCGACCGTCGCCTCGTTCGGCGGCCGCGCCGAACGCACCGTCATCGAGGACGGCGACTGCCTGGTTCGAGTGCAACTCGCGCCGAGCGTCGACGTCCGTCGGGTGGTCGAGACGCTCGAGGCGTCCTATCCCGACGTCGACCTGCGGCGACGGCGGCAGGTCACCCGCGAACCGGAGGTCGAGATGCCGAGTACGCACGTCCTCTCGTCGCTCTCCGACCAGCAGCGACGGACCCTGGAGACGGCTCACCACGCGGGATACTTCGACTGGCCGCGAGAGCGATCGGGCGAGGACGTGGCCGCCTCCCTCGACATCGCCCCGGCGACCTTCCACCAGCACCTCCGGAAGGCCCAGCGGAAGGTGTTCGACGCCGTGTTCGACGCCGCCCGGGTGTAG
- a CDS encoding DUF7344 domain-containing protein — MSDTLHESGVDGENWSNAVDLTAAERHRLLAVDRRRIAIAVLEGRVTSIDLETLAGEIADREASTEPPSADRATTISVELHHNHLPRLAGHDIVRYDPVAQVVHPNGVTIDEPDAPHRE; from the coding sequence ATGAGTGACACACTACACGAGTCCGGGGTCGACGGAGAGAACTGGTCGAACGCGGTCGATCTCACCGCCGCGGAGCGCCACCGCCTCCTCGCAGTCGATCGACGGCGGATCGCCATCGCCGTGCTCGAGGGCCGGGTGACGTCGATCGATCTCGAGACTCTGGCCGGCGAGATCGCCGACCGAGAAGCGTCGACGGAACCGCCGTCGGCCGACCGGGCGACGACCATCTCCGTCGAACTCCACCACAACCACCTCCCCCGCCTGGCCGGCCACGACATCGTTCGGTACGACCCGGTCGCCCAGGTCGTCCACCCGAACGGGGTGACGATCGACGAGCCCGACGCACCGCATCGTGAGTGA
- a CDS encoding helix-turn-helix domain-containing protein, translating to MSDSTPGGAPGRVVEIELRLRDPSYPFVGASDAASCRVALAKLLPRPDDRYAEYFTVSDDADGRIETAVAQLETVSAARLETSEGRCLYEFLVSGDCPAVDLAKRGALPRQVIGDDGQGRIVAEVPARYDAGAIMAGFLSAHPDAAAVSKREKASIEPLFARSAIPRLLRSTLTDRQREVLEMAFEMGYYDWPRRHTGSEIADRLGISSATFSEHISAAERKLLAAIFEDGAA from the coding sequence ATGTCAGATTCGACTCCCGGTGGTGCCCCCGGACGGGTCGTCGAGATCGAACTTCGCCTGCGGGATCCGTCGTACCCCTTCGTCGGCGCCTCGGACGCGGCCTCCTGCCGCGTCGCGCTCGCGAAACTGCTCCCCCGTCCCGACGATCGCTACGCCGAGTACTTCACCGTCAGCGACGACGCCGACGGCCGGATCGAGACGGCCGTCGCACAGCTCGAGACGGTCTCTGCCGCGCGGTTGGAGACGAGCGAGGGACGCTGCCTCTACGAATTTCTCGTTTCCGGCGACTGTCCCGCCGTGGACTTGGCCAAACGCGGCGCGTTGCCCCGCCAGGTGATCGGTGACGACGGGCAGGGTCGGATCGTCGCGGAGGTCCCCGCGCGGTACGATGCCGGCGCGATCATGGCGGGCTTTCTCTCCGCACACCCGGACGCGGCGGCCGTATCGAAGCGAGAGAAGGCGTCTATCGAGCCGCTCTTCGCCCGGTCGGCGATTCCCCGGTTGCTACGATCGACCCTGACGGATCGCCAGCGGGAGGTGCTCGAAATGGCCTTCGAGATGGGGTACTACGACTGGCCGCGCCGCCATACCGGGAGCGAAATCGCCGATCGACTCGGAATCAGTTCCGCCACGTTCTCCGAGCACATCAGCGCCGCGGAACGGAAGCTCCTGGCGGCGATCTTCGAGGACGGGGCCGCCTAG